A stretch of Desulfovibrio sp. TomC DNA encodes these proteins:
- a CDS encoding DUF6915 family protein: MPTIEEHCKESLLLFGKNFARVHSWLDEFAGKHPYGMRHRKLRHHEAGIQEVIVLFGIEAGPVARQHIESDLREEGWKPNDPFPKNEKDYIRIGFF; the protein is encoded by the coding sequence ATGCCAACAATTGAAGAACATTGCAAAGAATCACTCCTTTTGTTTGGCAAAAATTTTGCGCGTGTCCACAGTTGGCTAGACGAATTCGCGGGAAAACATCCTTACGGCATGCGGCATAGAAAACTTAGACACCACGAAGCTGGAATCCAAGAAGTAATCGTATTGTTTGGCATTGAAGCTGGACCAGTCGCAAGACAACATATCGAAAGTGATTTACGTGAAGAAGGCTGGAAGCCAAATGATCCTTTCCCCAAGAATGAAAAAGATTATATTCGAATTGGCTTCTTCTGA
- a CDS encoding DUF3024 domain-containing protein yields MAISEFEEHRLKSILKKFCDEKGPPANIRDQLQWGFRIDPEQQTVELFEIRPYFMDASRKIESKLAKAAYVKTSKTWKVYWMRGTGNWTKYDPCPNVKTIEDFLKVVKEDEFHCFFG; encoded by the coding sequence ATGGCCATCAGCGAATTTGAAGAACACCGACTGAAAAGCATCCTGAAGAAATTCTGCGACGAGAAGGGGCCGCCGGCCAATATCCGTGATCAGCTTCAGTGGGGCTTCAGAATCGACCCCGAACAGCAAACCGTGGAGCTATTCGAAATCCGCCCCTATTTTATGGACGCCAGCCGGAAAATTGAAAGCAAGCTTGCCAAAGCAGCCTATGTGAAGACTTCCAAGACCTGGAAAGTCTACTGGATGCGCGGGACAGGCAATTGGACCAAGTATGACCCATGCCCGAATGTGAAGACGATTGAAGATTTTTTGAAAGTTGTCAAAGAAGATGAGTTTCATTGTTTCTTTGGATAA